The DNA region TGAAATCATTGGAGACATTTTCATCTAAGTCGACGCCTTCAGTCTCCTAGACAAAGTTCTGGATGTTCCCAAACAATAGTATCGGTTTCTATCAGATTCCCATCAAGTCATCACTGTTTCTCATAAAATTGGAGGGAGAATTCAAAAGCTTCCTTCGTTTAGGATTGCTTCAGATTGCAATTTGTAATACTTAAAGGACGGATAATCTCTTAAATACTGTCTACTTTAAGAGAGAATCACTAAATACATTCagtgaaacaaaatattttaatgtcaaTAGAAAAAATCATGAAGTtgcaaaataatgttaaaatgtacAATATTAATAGTATGATATCATAATTACATTGTCAATGATTTAAAACTTCTAATAGCTATATAACGGTGGCAGCATTGTTCTCGGCACAAACAAGTTTGATTTCTGTCTGTGGTAGATATCAGGTATGTAAGTTGAATCCGAATAAGGATTGACATAGGACCCAATAAACCTTTGTGCAGTTGCTATGCTCCCGGCCTCTGCCAAAAGTTCCAAACTCACAGATGTCTGACGCTTCCACTTTGTTCTggaaattaagatatattttcttaattactGGATTAATTTACTTTGTCTTTCTAAACAAAGCAAATAATgccaaattttaaatgtttatatcatttGTTGTTAAACCATCAAgtattaaaaattgtataaaaatatgacGATATGTACCTTCTATTTTGGTACCATGTTTTGACTTGGGTGTCAGACAGACCTAGCTTGGTAGCTAATTCAAGTCTGTCCTGGACGCTGAGGTATTTCTGTCTTGCGAAATGTTTTTCAAGATTGTTAAGTTGTTGGTCCGTGAAAGCTGTTCTTGCCTTCCGGGGTTTCTTTAATTTTGAGGATGACATTTTTCCATATGGAGTATAATGCAAATCTAtaccttaaagaaaaaaaagaatacatataaataaatgtagaaCTAGACGAGaaacaatgataaaaatgtcttttgatTACATATGACTTAAAGTATTGGTATACATTTTTGCAGGTGTATAAAGTTGATTATTCTTACCAGTATCTGGTGTGTTGCTCCTTACAGACACAGGTGAGTTTGATACATCCTGTGTATCTTTGCTGTAACTTGATTCAGTGGTGAAACCTTCTTTACTTGATGTATCTTTTTCTGATAAAATGTCACAAATCATGAAAGACGGCTTCCTGGTAACGGGCTTATCACATTTCTTTCTTTGAAAGCATTGTCCTTCTTTGTTTTCAAGTCTGTAATCACTTGTAGCCCGATATTCCTCGATATTTCTATTCCATAAAGCACCTGAACACACAGTGGTATTTGGAAATGATGCTTGTTTGTTTTCTGTACGATACATTTTTGACGACTCCAGTTCAGACTTTTTCGTTTTCTGGTGCCCGTGTTTTATCCTAATTCATATCGATATTTGCTATGGTTCATTTAAAAGCTTCGTGCTCAACCAATGGGAACCTGTCGCATTCATAAATGGGGTGGTTCCAGATTAAATGGGGCGGTCCTCTCTTAAAGAGAAAAATAGTTTATCTGcgacattttaaaaatacagataatttttttttttggttttgctGCCATCTGATGTTTGATTAAAAGCACGCAAAAGATTTCTAACATTTAATTGTCATGTGCCTATGTATACATcaggtttttttaaacaacgTCATATTTGGGCAtcttttttcatacttttttataaatacaagaaaaaaaccccaagatTAAATACAAGAACTGGTGTTATGACACAAGTACggtattgaatttaaataacgTTTGACTGTTGTTGACATCaagtatgaatttttttctacaatcaagcctcttttatcatttacatcaacataaaaacaacaaagaacAACATACACAGCTTTCAATAGCTGGGcttaaaatcaacttttaaaaattgcatggTCATTCAGATGTCAGTCGTAGCGTATCCCGGTACTGAAAAGACCTCTTTTAAAGACAACATTTAGACCAGATAAAGATAGAAACGTTGTTATATCTGAACACTTTTTCACGTTACCTACGTCATAGATTGATGCTTTTGAAGACTAATCTCATCtcaaaatcagattttaatTTCTCCAAAATTACCATTTTTATCGATTTATCGTAACGGTACCTATGTTTAATCCGTTTAAGACGATTTATGTATTCTATCGTTGAATCATATCACACTATTTGATATACAAGCCACCATACTTGTTCTCTCTTTAGTGTGTAATCGCAGTTATTTGCGTAGAAGTGATATGAACATAACATGATATTTTAACTATGGAAATATACACCTTTGATTGCTCTTGTAATTTCAATTTATAGGAGAACGGTATTACTTATTTCAGTCTACGATTCGACGAATCACTGAAAAAAGGCTCAATTTCAAATAACCACATAGCAAGCTTCTTAATTAGATAACGTGTAGATATTttgtatggtacatgtattactattacTATATAGTGCTTTGTCGAAGGTTCGAAAACAAAGATATCAAAATCGAAAGTATCAAATTACTAAGCACTGCATATCCTTACTTAGCGGGAAACGGAATGAGGGGCTCCCATCTTTGCTGCTCTAAAATATTTCTGCACACGCTTCTAATagataaagttttgtttttatcaagctggttttttttttttggctttccaagtaaattaattataaatagaatactgtggaatcattaattttcgtgggggcgaattttcgtggattgcctaaattttacaggttcgtggggccgtaatttcgtgtattcttttAAACCTACAaaagaaatatgactttatgATCTCGGCCTTAACGGGCCTCGAAACTgtcttatattttttcatacttattgttttTGGCATATATCCATTACATATGCTCTTCTATAATTCAATTCGCAAtagttaaaaagatttttaaattgattgcTTAACTGttttgtaattatatttttaattttttcactaaattcacaTCAAAAGTCAAAAACagcatattttcattttttcttatttcatataAACAATTACATTTAGGATGATGATTATTGTCAACTTTTTATAATCGCTTTTCCTGGTAATACCATGTATTAAATCATGAATACTGGTTGTTTTACTATTGATATCTGTAAAGTTTATTGACCCTTTAAGAGCAGTAATATGTTTGGCTTACTTAAATGGTCAAATTCTTCACATTGATTCACTTGTCCAATTTTTGTTAGTATAATTTTTCAGTACAGATATATACCTGTTCAACAGGGTTGCATTTTTCAGCGGCTTCgttaaaacattaaatgcatGCCATATTTAAGaatgttttcaaagaaataaatgtttattttttttatcaagctCTATATGTGtaggaaaaattacatattataaattaaaacgtATTTTAATGCAATTAAAGATCAATTCCTATTCTCATAGCCGGATAGTTTATACCACTTTTTTAAAGCTATTTATCATCACGTGATGTCAAGCTTACCTTAGTACGTAAACAAGATTTCGACGCAAAATTATGTTTGGCCTATAAATAGTTGGCTAACAAGTTCAGAGAAGTTAAATAAGAGGCGGAACGAAGTCTGTATTGGGAACTATTTTAGCAGTGGAATCGTGTGAGAAGAAGTTGAATATTACGTATAAACAGGAGCAGCTTGCAAATATTTGACAAGACAGTATGCCacacaattatcattttttttatataagaccTCCTGATTTAGAAAGAGAATATATTCTAAAGCTATCAACAGGATTCTAAATTCTAtaaatttgaattgttttagTGTAAGATGGGTTTAAAAGGGGTAATATTGATGCTCGTTTTATGTAGTTTCTGATCAGGTATAAAAAAGATGGTTTGTTCTAGATATATGCCGGAAACAGTTCTAtgtgaaaaaatatcagatagTTTCGAGTTCCGTTAAGGCCGAGAAAtgtctgatattttttcatacagaactgtTTCCGGCATATATCGTACTCGAAACGCTGccattgaatttcattgttgatttacCTGAGAAAGTCAGATTACTGTTACAACTGGTAACGGTCTGATATTAAAAAGTTCACTAATATCGGACCgtcaaatgtaaaatgtaaaaccTTTGACTGCGGGAAAAAAGGGGTGACATCACAGCagtgtttcattattttttacctttcttttaaattcttaatCTTTCTGTAggaaaatactatttttatcaaCACCACAAAAGCGTTTTCATATGAATGAATTTTGTAAACATCATCATATTAACAAATTTGGGTATGCTTTTACAACTTAAATTTTTATACGGGATACAAATATATTGCATTGAACGTTCATCCCAATATATTTGCATGGTTAATCATAGACATGCTATTAATTTATTTGgcatttttcataaaactgaaaaatgaaaaaaagattaatttgttttaatgataaTGACCCTGTCAACTAATTTAATTCTAAATGTCAGCATAAGAACAGCCATTTTTGAGAGTTGGttttaatcaactcttctatgcagttactctgacacaccgaaagtgaaacagtgtttggaccaaagcacaaatcatcgccgctgacaagacttaatTCTTGAAAATAACTTATAAATTCGATaaaatgtatgctaaagcattgtttttcaaggaaacttatttataaatactttgaaaatagtcagattttaaatggtacgaccaatttagatattttttgtattcgTATGTATTCTAACGCGAAagagagagtctctcttgcttgtcggagattaacggcgacagccgagcgtttggttgaacaagactagagttcaatattgcttggatccataaattttccagaaatatttctatcactgatacatagtttgattgaattaattctatctttagaTATTACTAAACATGATTCCTATGGAGTTTTATCGTCATTcttgtgtcgaaaaagtccaaaaattcatattataaaaataggcataatttaaatacagactagaaactaccCATACttgtaatacaaaaaaaacaacatatcattgatttcaaaataaataaacatcgattaaatcaactcctgtcagttcttcggtactttgattctCATTGTAAGCAACGAGTACATGTTTTCGGTTAAACTGCCATAAACCCTAAATTATAATAACTGTCCTGTTTATCACCCTTTAAATTAACTTTGACAACTTAATATTTTTCTGACGCAAAGAAAACtgtcagaaaaaatatttatagttcACAAATAATCATATCATACTCAAAACTACTTAATccgtcaaaaatattttgacaccAATGTGCGTAATTTTTCCTGTCAAATACGAAATAATGCCTCATTCATATGATGCTTATAATCGGGTTAAAGAGGTCTTTCCCAGGTCCATCAATTTTATTGGTAATTATATCTAATAATGACAGAGTTTAAGCTTTGTAAGCCATCGAGGgcaaatgaattataattttattcaaatatatgtacCATGTCATAGAATCAGCAAATCTTTTTTAACACCGTTAGAAAATAGGTTTTAAAAGTTATCGCGAAAAAGGATATtaggaaataaaaagaaatttgcaatattttaatCTCAATATCTTATTTTGTCGAAGCACAGAGTCTGGGATTTATATGCATCTATGTCAAAGCCgtaaaaaatacaactttaaaAGGAAAGGTTTGtgaaaaacaaagatattgaCGTTACAAAAATATAAGCATCATAATTATCTTTgaaacacaaatatttttttcgtatTGCATTCTTGCATAATATTTTTACGTCTGTTTCATTAAAAGTATTACATTTAATGATAAGATTgcttattaatatatataatgctactttacaatttttagaaCCTTATGTTTTAAATAGAACCCCCAACAAACAATCGCATCGTGGTTATCTTttcatatcaaaaatatttctttatattgcaaggtatatataaatgatgatgatcaacaattttatgcaattgaagaaaaataccAGAAGTCTTGTATTTCGTTGTTTACTTTATGGTAGAGAAGATATCGTTATACCTTGGTCTATAtggatttactttttacttCGTAGAAAGCATTCAGTGAGGTCAGTGCTGTGAATTTGTAAAGAGGGGTGACAGATATCGCcttgatatttgtaaaaaaaaaacatatcaaacacaataaatatatacatgtaactatcttcTACTTCTACATCTACTTTGCCAGAATTGTGATTGTAGACTCCATTGATTTAACTTAAGACAATTTGTAATTTTGTTGTAATATTCAAATTAaccttattttacataattatgttttcTTAGGACTAAACTATGTTATACTATATGGCCATACGTTGAAGGCATATTCCTTGGGTTTTGATTGGTTTATCTTAATTATGTGTCTCAATATACATGTTGCTAATGTAGTATCAAACAGTTctcatatattaaaataaattttggatTTGGTATCTGAATCAAGTAAAacttctttacaaaaaaaataagaactaaTAAAGACACTGCATAAAGACAATTACAAATGATGATAATGTTTTCATCACCTGAACAATATTCAACGTCAACTTCGAACAGAAATTATGGGTTTGAAACCGACAAGTTTTTAACAATTGTGACAGCTGATGCCTTTTATTCCTTGTAACTTACAGAACATCATTGAATCCTTTACGATGTAAATCAAGGCAGAACATAGTTTTTGCATGGTTATATCTTTTCAAATGAGTGTATTATTGTAGGtattaaaatcatttgacaCTTTATGGGTCTAAATGAGTGATTTTAACATTCGTTTTcagtgtaataaaaaaataataaaacatgatatggtATTTAACCACAACACTTggtcttcaaaacatttaattgacCAGCATAAAATGGATATAAATGAAAATAGCTTAGTATTATCTTCAAAGATAACCGAAGACCCCGTTTAAGACCTCTATAATGATATGTTGACAGATGTCGAACTTTGCGTAGCTTCTCTTTCATATTATTCACTTTGATGGTAATGGCTGTTTTATCCTAAATTCGAAAGAGTACAATAGTAATTTGAAACACAAAAATACCGAATATTTTTATacctcattttttattttattttttccagaattcattttgatttgaaattcacAGCAATGAATGAAATCACATAAGTATTAATGATTTAATCCCTGATCAGCGTgcacaaatctatgaggtattGTCAAGGTTTTTTTAgtcaaaatgttttgaatgttAAAGGTTATGCATGCCATACAGTGATTATATTCCTTAATAACCGTGAGTAATCCTCTCGCGGAATTAAAAGGATATTAGGAAAGTTTTGGGCAATTTGTAGGTTTGTGCTAGGTGTTAACAGTGTTAACAGTGTTCATGTGTCCATGGGCAGTGTGCTAGAAAATATAAGGCTATCTAGAGGTCTACCCGTCAGTTACCCAATTGTTTGTATCTAAAACTTTTGTAAATGAGTTGAATTTCTAAAAGATATCGCTTTTGTCATCAACAACCGATTAAGAAACGAGCGACATTGATGTTATCAGAAAAGTTTACCCAAATGCCCCTATAATTAGAAGACTTTGCCCG from Crassostrea angulata isolate pt1a10 chromosome 7, ASM2561291v2, whole genome shotgun sequence includes:
- the LOC128192568 gene encoding homeobox protein ceh-30-like; the encoded protein is MYRTENKQASFPNTTVCSGALWNRNIEEYRATSDYRLENKEGQCFQRKKCDKPVTRKPSFMICDILSEKDTSSKEGFTTESSYSKDTQDVSNSPVSVRSNTPDTGIDLHYTPYGKMSSSKLKKPRKARTAFTDQQLNNLEKHFARQKYLSVQDRLELATKLGLSDTQVKTWYQNRRTKWKRQTSVSLELLAEAGSIATAQRFIGSYVNPYSDSTYIPDIYHRQKSNLFVPRTMLPPLYSY